One window of Longimicrobium sp. genomic DNA carries:
- a CDS encoding TfoX/Sxy family protein: MAVSADYREYVLEQMGRVAPVSGRSMFGGVGIYSDGLFFALMDDGAVYLKVDDTNRAMFTDAGMGQFDPFGDGQQVMKYYELPADLLESPDLLRPWMDAALDVARRARKGKKKK, translated from the coding sequence GTACGTGCTGGAGCAGATGGGCCGGGTGGCACCGGTCAGCGGCCGGTCCATGTTCGGCGGCGTGGGCATCTACTCCGACGGGCTGTTCTTTGCCCTGATGGACGACGGCGCGGTGTACCTGAAGGTGGACGACACCAACCGCGCGATGTTCACGGACGCCGGCATGGGCCAGTTCGATCCGTTCGGCGACGGGCAGCAGGTGATGAAGTACTACGAGCTGCCCGCCGACCTGCTGGAGTCGCCCGACCTGCTGCGCCCGTGGATGGACGCGGCCCTGGACGTCGCCCGCCGCGCCCGCAAGGGCAAGAAGAAGAAGTAA